In the genome of Flavobacterium panacagri, one region contains:
- a CDS encoding gliding motility lipoprotein GldH, with the protein MRIKNSGILLLAAILLFSCDKKRVFDEYKSVGSAWHKDSVVTFNLPVLDSTKKYNLFVNIRDNNNYPFNNLFLIVAIEAPSGFTKVDTLEYQMAEPDGTLLGNGFSDIKESKLYYKEDVKFRGKYQVHIKQAVRKSGKIAGVEALEGITDVGFRIEQKD; encoded by the coding sequence ATGAGAATAAAAAATAGCGGAATTCTTCTTTTGGCAGCTATTCTTCTTTTTTCTTGTGATAAAAAGAGGGTATTTGATGAGTATAAATCTGTTGGAAGTGCTTGGCACAAAGACAGTGTTGTAACCTTTAATCTGCCAGTTTTAGATTCTACAAAAAAATATAATTTGTTTGTAAACATACGAGATAACAACAATTATCCGTTTAATAATTTATTTTTGATTGTTGCGATCGAAGCGCCAAGCGGATTTACAAAAGTGGATACCTTAGAATACCAAATGGCTGAACCAGACGGAACATTATTAGGAAATGGATTTTCAGACATAAAAGAGAGTAAACTTTATTACAAAGAAGACGTAAAATTTAGAGGAAAATATCAAGTTCACATCAAACAAGCCGTTAGAAAATCAGGCAAAATTGCTGGTGTTGAAGCTTTAGAAGGAATTACAGACGTTGGTTTTAGAATAGAACAAAAAGATTAG
- a CDS encoding PSP1 domain-containing protein: MACTSCSTSDGGAPKGCKNNGTCGTDSCNKLTVFDWLSNMSPSNGEAIFDCVEVRFKNGRKEFFRNSEKLTLSIGDIVATVASPGHDIGIVTLTGELVKIQMKKKGVNPDSNEVPKIYRKASQKDIDIWSVARDREEPMKVRARELAIQHKLEMKISDIEFQGDGSKATFYYTANDRVDFRMLIKDFAKEFSTRVEMKQVGFRQEAARLGGVGSCGRELCCSTWLTDFRSVNTSAARYQQLSLNPQKLAGQCGKLKCCLNYELDTYMDALKDFPDYDTKLITEKGDAVCQKQDIFKGLMWFAYTNNFANWHVLKIDQVKEIIAENKQKNKVSSLEDFAVEVVAEPEKDFNNAMGQESLTRFDQPKRKKKPNRKRKQNAETAGVAAPVKPQQEKNTNNNAKPAGNSNPNGNPNKQNKPNNPNKQNHKNKQNPNKQNNSNKQNSNENKSAEPRKPITNTKNENKK, translated from the coding sequence ATGGCATGTACAAGTTGTTCAACCTCAGATGGTGGTGCACCAAAAGGTTGTAAAAATAATGGGACTTGCGGCACCGATAGCTGCAATAAATTGACGGTTTTTGACTGGCTTTCGAACATGAGTCCGTCTAATGGAGAGGCGATTTTTGATTGTGTTGAGGTTCGTTTTAAAAACGGACGTAAGGAATTCTTTAGAAATTCAGAGAAATTAACTTTAAGCATTGGCGATATTGTGGCAACTGTTGCATCGCCAGGACATGATATTGGAATTGTTACTTTGACAGGAGAATTGGTTAAAATTCAAATGAAGAAAAAAGGAGTTAATCCGGATAGTAATGAAGTTCCAAAAATTTACAGAAAAGCATCTCAAAAAGATATCGATATCTGGTCTGTAGCCCGCGATCGTGAGGAACCAATGAAAGTTCGCGCACGTGAATTGGCGATTCAGCATAAATTGGAAATGAAAATTTCGGATATCGAATTTCAGGGAGACGGATCAAAAGCAACGTTTTACTACACAGCAAACGATCGTGTCGATTTTAGAATGCTGATTAAAGATTTTGCTAAAGAATTCAGCACCAGAGTTGAAATGAAACAAGTTGGTTTCCGTCAGGAAGCAGCTCGTTTAGGTGGCGTTGGTTCTTGCGGACGCGAACTTTGCTGTTCTACTTGGCTGACTGATTTTAGAAGTGTAAATACTTCTGCAGCTCGTTATCAGCAGTTATCATTGAATCCACAGAAATTGGCGGGTCAATGTGGGAAATTGAAATGCTGTCTGAACTATGAGTTAGATACTTACATGGATGCATTGAAGGATTTTCCAGATTATGATACTAAACTGATTACGGAAAAAGGAGATGCTGTTTGTCAAAAACAAGATATTTTTAAAGGATTAATGTGGTTTGCTTACACCAATAATTTTGCAAACTGGCATGTTTTAAAAATTGATCAGGTAAAAGAAATTATTGCAGAAAATAAGCAGAAAAACAAAGTTTCATCTTTAGAAGATTTTGCTGTTGAGGTAGTTGCAGAACCTGAAAAAGATTTCAATAATGCAATGGGACAAGAGAGTTTGACTCGTTTTGACCAGCCAAAAAGAAAGAAAAAACCAAACCGCAAACGCAAACAAAATGCGGAAACGGCTGGTGTTGCAGCTCCAGTAAAACCACAGCAGGAAAAAAACACGAATAATAACGCTAAACCTGCAGGAAATAGCAATCCGAATGGGAATCCAAACAAGCAGAATAAGCCTAATAATCCCAACAAGCAGAATCATAAGAACAAGCAAAATCCGAATAAACAAAATAATTCGAACAAGCAGAATTCAAATGAAAACAAGTCTGCTGAACCTAGAAAACCAATAACGAATACTAAAAATGAGAATAAAAAATAG